One region of Oryza sativa Japonica Group chromosome 5, ASM3414082v1 genomic DNA includes:
- the LOC4338140 gene encoding DNA (cytosine-5)-methyltransferase CMT2-like produces METPPPDPVSPPPPAADEGSPGGDDGAEDAGGFSAGLDSLWTALFGSPEELEPMWSPPRGFGVGAEFAAAEVEPEIMDVAGGPWDGAPWRSSGVVAGEGAATALVPPTAAAGFAEFEPAAPIDSYPAGAAAASLGDVPEVSALDSGVDCSPDPPPSSSPPVDFDARGFDPVADSAPAMESPLPPSVASSEANLDGRMLDCTLNSVPSPPLASPYEVGLGAEDPIKDSSPSVAWGTTMDAKDPEVDATCANGTALRRSRRIMKIKSAASSMPLNQNGDSSRASKRRVADSRKSRSSEGSKLPAFTGPISVNTVDLINGVKVQGLQEIVAVENVSSSYDNNQKAGGLYNQVVVALPAASNSLLKDKGASVLPRRKTRLASKVLVNSDRVSAISPVVNGGPPVQKSDVCIPTKKHKLAVEECLTSLDGVDGGGIVLCNSKLKSAKSRVVSKTPQGRGRRSPQPPKTQRARTLSVKYLEKLKRAENNNNNGSMSKSPRVPMIPENNGSMSKSPRVPIIPELSTKHELVLDKHMVDSVMLETDDGSCFFVGDAVPDDEARKQWPHRYEINDQIMKKDKRTSSQTFANAGKAVLDVKCHYLQAKVSRYTFCIGECAFVKGPEGKPNYIGRLLEFFETKTGECYFRVQWFFTAEDTVIGEQAQSHDPRRLFYSDLTDDNLLDCIVSKVTIVQVPPSVDGKSKSVPSSDYYYDMKYSIDYSTFSTIEMEDTDDLMQSCYTSRINDKMKKIDVNKKHKSPVLEKMELSLLDLYCGCGGMSTGLCLGARGGGVNLSARWAIDDDEIACESFRNNHPETRVRNETTDDFLELLKEWEKLCKTYVKHSRTKACVDSTTESNNETPDCSTVPPEEFEVWKLVDICFGDPNKVSKHGLYFKVRWKGYGPHHDTWEPVEGLRNCKEAIRDFVIEGHRQRILPRPGDVDVVCGGPPCQGISGYNRNREFEAPFKCEKNKQIIVFMDVVQFLKPKYVYMENVLDILKFADATLARYALSRLVAMHYQARLGIMAAGCYGLPQFRMRVFLLGCHSKEKLPPFPLPTHEAIVKNGCPLAFERNLVGWPNDTPMQLARPIVLEDILSDLPEVANGESRDEMLYVKGPQTEFQRYIRSFNVEVHGPRAHVTKDSKSSKLYDHRPLVLDNDNYQRILQIPKRKGANFRDLSGVIVGPDNVARLDPTKERVLLPSGRPLVLDCILAYENGKSLRPFGRVWWDEVVGTVLTVPNARMQALIHPAQDRLLTIRESARLQGFPDNYRFRGTVKDRYRQIGNAVAVPVGRALGYALAMAYLKKSGDDPLMLLPPNFAFSHDLRGFA; encoded by the exons ATGGAGACCCCGCCCCCCGACCccgtctcgcctccgccgcccgccgccgacgagggctCGCCGGGAGGCGACGACGGGGCGGAGGACGCGGGGGGGTTCAGCGCCGGGCTGGATTCGCTGTGGACGGCCCTGTTCGGCTCCCCGGAGGAGCTGGAGCCCATGTGGTCCCCGCCGAGGGGGTTCGGCGTGGGGGCCGAGTtcgccgcggcggaggtggagcccGAGATCATGGACGTCGCGGGGGGCCCATGGGACGGCGCGCCCTGGAGGTCCTCcggggtcgtcgccggcgagggcgcggccACCGCGCTCGTTCCCCCCACGGCCGCCGCGGGGTTCGCGGAGTTCGAGCCCGCGGCGCCGATCGATTCGTatccggcgggggcggcggcggcttcgttgGGCGACGTTCCTGAGGTGAGTGCGCTCGATTCCGGCGTTGATTGTTCGCCTgacccgccgccatcgtcgtctccTCCGGTGGATTTTGATGCGCGGGGGTTTGACCCCGTCGCCGACTCCGCCCCGGCGATGGAGTCTCCACTACCGCCGTCTGTCGCTTCCTCGGAAGCCAATTTAGACGGGAGAATGCTCGATTGTACGCTCAACTCCGTGCCATCGCCACCTCTTGCTTCCCCATATGAGGTCGGTTTGGGGGCTGAGGATCCTATCAAGGATTCTTCCCCTTCGGTTGCTTGGGGAACAACCATGGATGCGAAGGATCCCGAGGTGGATGCTACTTGTGCAAATGGTACAGCTCTGCGGAGATCACGGAGGATCATGAAAATCAAGTCAGCGGCGAGCTCCATGCCTTTGAATCAGAATGGAGACTCATCTAGAGCTTCCAAGCGACGAGTTGCGGATTCAAGGAAGAGTAGAAGCAGTGAAGGGAGCAAACTCCCTGCGTTCACAGGGCCAATTTCAGTAAACACAGTTGATTTGATTAACGGGGTGAAGGTTCAAGGATTGCAAGAAATTGTTGCCGTGGAAAACGTAAGTTCCTCTTACGACAATAATCAGAAAGCAGGTGGTCTCTACAATCAGGTTGTGGTGGCTTTACCAGCAGCGAGTAATAGTTTGTTGAAAGACAAAGGAGCTTCTGTTCTTCCTCGAAGGAAGACTAGGTTAGCCTCAAAGGTATTGGTGAATTCAGACAGGGTGTCAGCTATATCACCAGTGGTAAATGGTGGACCTCCTGTGCAGAAATCAGATGTTTGTATACCTACTAAAAAGCATAAGCTTGCTGTTGAAGAGTGCTTGACAAGTCTGGATGGAGTGGATGGTGGTGGTATTGTGTTGTGCAACTCAAAGTTGAAAAGTGCAAAATCACGAGTGGTCAGCAAGACGCCTcaagggagaggaagaagatcccCTCAACCTCCAAAGACACAGAGGGCCAGGACGTTGTCGGTTAAATACTTGGAAAAATTAAAGAGGGCagaaaacaataataataatggcTCAATGTCCAAATCACCAAGAGTTCCAATGATACCAGAAAATAATGGCTCAATGTCCAAATCACCAAGAGTTCCAATAATACCAGAACTGAGCACTAAGCACGAACTTGTTTTGGACAAGCACATGGTTGATTCAGTGATGTTGGAAACGGACGATGGTTCCTGTTTCTTTGTGGGGGATGCAGTTCCTGATGATGAGGCTAGGAAGCAGTGGCCTCACCGTTACGAAATAAATGATCAAATCATGAAAAAG GATAAGAGGACCAGCAGCCAAACATTTGCCAA TGCTGGCAAAGCTGTCTTGGATGTCAAATGTCATTATCTACAAGCCAAAGTCTCCAGATACACATTTTGCATTGGAGAATGCGCATTTGTAAAG GGTCCAGAGGGAAAACCAAATTATATTGGCAGGTTGCTAGAGTTCTTCGAAACAAAAACTGGTGAATGTTACTTCAGAGTGCAATGGTTTTTCACAGCTGAAGACACG GTCATAGGAGAGCAAGCACAATCACATGACCCGAGGAGGCTCTTTTACTCAGACCTGACAGATGACAATTTACTGGACTGCATTGTCTCGAAAGTGACAATCGTGCAAGTTCCTCCTAGT GTAGATGGAAAATCAAAGTCAGTTCCTTCGTCCGACTATTACTATGACATGAAATACTCTATCGACTATAGTACATTCTCTACCATAGAAATGG AAGACACAGATGATTTAATGCAGTCATGTTACACTAGTAGAATCAATGACAAAATGAAGAAGATAGATGTCAATAAGAAGCACAAGTCTCCTGTGCTAGAGAAGATGGAGCTCTCTTTGCTAGACCTGTATTGTGGTTGTGGAGGAATGTCAACTGGACTATGCCTTGGTgctcgtggtggtggtgtgaATCTTTCAGCG AGATGGGccattgatgatgatgaaatTGCATGTGAAAGCTTCAGGAACAATCATCCAGAAACACGG GTTCGGAATGAAACCACGGATGATTTCCTTGAACTGTTAAAAGAATGGGAGAAATTATGCAAAACATATGTGAAACATAGTAGGACTAAGGCATGTGTTGACAGTACAACAGAATCCAATAATGAAACTCCAGATTGTTCTACCGTCCCACCTGAGGAGTTTGAAGTATGGAAGCTAGTTGACATTTGCTTTGGTGATCCAAATAAAGTCAGCAAACACGGCTTGTATTTTAAG GTCCGTTGGAAGGGTTATGGCCCTCATCATGACACATGGGAGCCAGTTGAAGGATTAAG GAACTGCAAAGAGGCAATTAGGGATTTTGTTATTGAAGGCCACAGGCAAAGAATACTACCACGCCCT GGTGATGTGGACGTTGTATGTGGGGGTCCACCATGCCAAGGAATTAGTGGCTACAACCGCAATAGAGAATTCGAGGCACCATTTAAATGTGAGAAAAACAAGCAGATCATAGTTTTTATGGATGTTGTGCAATTTTTGAAGCCCAAATATGTGTACATGGAAAACGTCCTTGATATATTGAAATTTGCTGATGCAACACTTGCAAGATATGCTTTAAGTCGGCTAGTTGCAATGCATTATCAAGCAAGGCTAGGGATCATGGCTGCTGGATGTTATGGCCTTCCACAATTTCGGATGCGTGTATTTTTATTAGGCTGTCATTCTAAGGAG AAATTACCCCCTTTTCCACTGCCTACGCATGAGGCGATTGTGAAGAATGGCTGCCCGTTGGCTTTTGAG CGTAATTTGGTTGGTTGGCCCAATGACACACCAATGCAACTAGCAAGACCAATTGTCCTTGAAGACATTCTTTCTGATCTCCCAGAA GTGGCAAATGGGGAAAGCCGTGATGAAATGCTGTATGTAAAGGGTCCTCAAACTGAATTCCAAAGATACATTCGGTCATTTAATGTTG AAGTGCATGGTCCCAGAGCTCATGTTACAAAAGATTCCAAATCCTCAAAATTGTATGATCATCGACCATTGGTACTGGATAATGATAACTACCAAAGGATATTGCAAATTCCCAAGAGAAAG GGAGCTAATTTTAGAGACCTTTCAGGAGTCATAGTTGGTCCTGACAATGTGGCTAGATTAGATCCAACGAAAGAAAGAGTACTTTTGCCATCTGGTCGTCCTCTG GTGCTTGATTGCATACTAGCTTATGAGAATGGTAAATCTTTAAG accTTTTGGTCGAGTATGGTGGGATGAGGTAGTGGGAACCGTGCTGACAGTTCCAAATGCCCGTATGCAG GCCTTGATACATCCTGCACAAGACAGACTGCTTACTATTCGTGAAAGTGCTCGGTTGCAAGGCTTTCCTGACAATTACAGGTTTCGTGGAACAGTCAAAGACAG GTATCGCCAGATTGGAAATGCGGTGGCCGTACCTGTTGGACGAGCACTTGGATACGCCCTGGCGATGGCCTACCTGAAGAAGTCTGGAGACGATCCCCTTATGTTGCTGCCGCCCAACTTTGCATTCTCCCATGACTTAAGAGGGTTTGCCTAG
- the LOC107278405 gene encoding DNA-directed RNA polymerase V subunit 7 translates to MVFLKVDMSWNVLISPSELSPKGLLLRKAVIVSLLEEIANRKASKDHGYYIAVSELKAISEGKVRELTGDVLFPVTFTCITQKPTKGEILVGSVDKILKHGVFLKSGPIESIFLSEKTLSDYKYIGGENPMFMNDHSKLEKDTAVRFKVMGFRWMEADRQFQILATLAGDYLGPL, encoded by the coding sequence ATGGTTTTCCTTAAGGTGGATATGTCTTGGAATGTGTTGATCTCACCTAGCGAGCTGAGCCCCAAGGGTCTCTTGCTCCGCAAGGCTGTCATTGTTAGTCTTCTGGAGGAGATAGCAAACAGGAAGGCCTCCAAGGATCATGGTTACTACATTGCTGTCAGTGAGCTGAAGGCGATATCAGAAGGGAAAGTGCGCGAGCTGACCGGAGATGTTCTTTTCCCAGTGACATTCACCTGCATCACACAGAAGCCTACGAAGGGCGAGATCTTAGTTGGCTCTGTGGATAAGATCCTCAAGCATGGCGTGTTCCTCAAATCTGGACCAATAGAAAGCATCTTCCTGTCAGAGAAGACACTGAGCGACTACAAGTACATCGGTGGGGAGAACCCTATGTTCATGAATGACCACTCGAAGCTGGAGAAGGACACCGCTGTGCGCTTCAAGGTGATGGGTTTCCGCTGGATGGAAGCTGATCGCCAGTTCCAGATCCTTGCTACCCTGGCTGGTGACTATCTTGGGCCACTATGA